The Eschrichtius robustus isolate mEscRob2 chromosome 16, mEscRob2.pri, whole genome shotgun sequence DNA segment ATCTCTTGAGCCATTTCCCAAGTGTAACAGTTTAGGTAGATTGATCCTTTAAAAAGTGTTCTGGGGTGATCTCAATATAGGAACTTAAACAAAGTCACAAAATGATTACAGATCTTCGaacaaaaaagttctgaagagaaaatcaaattttgGCTAactattaaaagaattaaaagatctctcttggggcttccctggtggcgcagtggttgggagtctgcctgccagtgcaggggacacgggttcgggccctggtctgggaggatcccacgtgccgcggagcaactgggcccgtgagccacaattgctgagcctgcgcgtctggagcctgtgctctgcaacaagagaggccgcgatagtgagaggcccgcgcaccgcgatgaagagtggcccccgcttgccgcaactggagaaggccctcgcacagaaacgaagacccaacacagccataaatataaataaataaataataaaagatctCTCGTCAATTTTAATGTCAAGTAAACATGAAAACCAGTGTGTGTGAGCACTaagcataaataataaaaagtaatagtATCTAGTTTATTCATGAAAACCTATGaataaattaagaagaaaaggtattattattattattattaattactcATTAAAAAGTCATAGTCCCTCCCCTTTCTGGCCGAGGGATTTACCTCCAATTCCTTCTGGATCTGGTAGAGTGAAGAGGCAATATCTCTTCACCAGCTCCACTATGACCAAGATGTGTGGCCTTCAAACCAGGATCTGATTCCCCTGGGGCATGAGAAGGCCTTCTTAGGGCTTTGATACATGTTTCCAGTTCTTCATTGCCCATAAATTTTCTAACATTGGTTGGCCCAAGTCTAGGCCTGGATCACCAATAGCCCTCTGTCCCTTTATAAGAAAAAGTCATTACCCTTCTTTACTCTTGGAGAGGGCTTCCTGTCTCTCCCTGTCTTGGGCTCATCTCTGTTAAGAGTAAAGTTAAATTAAGACCAGGGCATTCTGCCCCAAGTTTTGAATTCGGATAAATGATAGAGGCAGTGGGAGTATTGACaatttttattcaataattttGCCTCTTCTATCCCATGACTATTGCCCAAGAATGCCTAGCTCTTGGAGAGCAGAACAAAAAAGGCTAGagtatcagccataaaaaaggatgaaataatgccatttgcagaaacatggatggacctagagattatcatactatgtgaagtaagtcagaaagagaaagacaaatatcatatgacatcacttacatgtgagatctaaaatatgatacagggacttccctcgcggtccagtggttaagactccaagtttccaatgcagggggcgcaggttcaatccctggtcggggaactagtatCACACATGCCGCGTGGCTTGGGTCCAGAAGGGGAATTTGGGCGATGCACCACAGCAACCCCTTGTGCTGGCCAATCCACCTGCTTCATACAGTAGGTCCGTGCAGTAAGTGCCAACCTCTGAGCTCTGATGAAAATCCCATAGAATCAAGTTTCAGCACACATTATCTCTGTTCCTCCTCTGAATCTGTTCATGCTGATCCTGTCTCCCAGAGACCTGTTAGCTACTGGAGGGGTTGGAAGTGTGTCTCATACTTCTTCCATAAGCAGCGTGGTGTGATGCTAATGCTTGGACTTGGGTGACAGGTGGCCATGCAGTTGAGCCCAGGTCTGCCTCTTGCAGTGGATCTTGGGTAAAGGTGTTGGTCCTTCCCAGCATtgatttgcttctctgtaaaatggcttCACTGAACTCAGAGCCCGCAGGCCCGGGGCAGGGGCCCTCGGCGCCGCTGCGGACTCCGGCGCTCCGGGAGGGCAGGTCTTCGCGAGCGGCGGAGCAGGCAGGCTAGTGTCCCGGCGGGCTCGGGCTGTTTCCCCGTCGTCGCCGGCAAACAAGCCCGGGGCGCGCCGGGTCACGCCTCAGCGCCCCGCCGCCACAGCGGGCCCGAGGGAGGGTTCGCGGCGCAGCGGCTCTCGGCCCGGGGCGGGACAACGGCGCTCAGGCCTGGGGCTTATTGTTCCAGGAAGTCGCTGGCGAAGTCGGGCCGGGTCCGCGGGCTGCGCACAGCCCCTCCCGCTCCTCCCGCTCCTCCCGCTCCTCCCGCTCCTCCCGCTCGGGCCTGAGGACAACCGGCAGCTGCCGGCGCGCCGACTGGTGGCGGACTAGCGGCAGATGCGTGTCTCTTTAAGGGGCTGGGCCTGCGCTGCAGAGGGGAGGGCGGGGTAAGCGTCGCTCCCCGTGTGAGTGTGTGGGGGAGAGAGCGGTGGGCGGGCGTCGGAGGGAGCGAGTGAGCGAGCGAGCGACGCGAGCCGCccctgccgccgccgctgccgccgccgccgccgccgccgccgccgccgccgtcgtcGGACCAGCGgcgtcctcccctcccctccctcccgtcGCCCTGCCGCGGGGAGGGGGCTCGCGTCGCCGTCTCCAGCCGCTCCGGATGAAGCAGCTGCCGCCGCAGCCGCCTCCGAAGGTGGGGGATTTCTACGACCCCGAGCACCCGACCCCTGAGTGAGTGTCAGCTCAGCGGCTTCCTGCTGCCCTCGGCGGCCTCGGGGCAAGCGGAGGGCGGCGCGTCCTGACGGGTTGTGGCGTGGGGAGTAACGGGCCTGCGGTGGACTCGCGCAGGCGGCGTGGGGAGCAGGCCCGCGCCGCCGCCACCGGCCCCTTGTCCGGGCCGCCGCGggcccagtattttttttttaacatctttattggagtataattgctttacagtgttgtgttagtttctgctgtataacaaagtgaatcagctgtatgtatgcatatatccccatatcccctccatcttgcgtctccctcccaccctccctatgccacccctctgggtggacagaaagcactgaactgatctccctgtgctatgcggctgcttcccactagctatctattttacatttggtagtgtatatatgtccatgccactctctcgtttcgtcccagcttccccttccccctcccagtgtcctcaagtgcattctctacgtctgcgtctttatgtttcagacattacatgaaatttctaaaaatcttatatgttctggtataatgttgtaagtcataattctagttattactttaaaatgtatatcagaaataaaaaaaaagattatgagtTGAACCTGGATGATGGATACAGAAGAGTTCATTATACtgctatttttgtttatattttgtttttattgttttctgtagtaaaatgtttttaaaaaataaaaaaaaaaagaaaaactccctAACTTGACGGCGCGGAGACTTCTGGGAAATAGAGTCCTGGTGCTTGTCCCGCTCTCCGGGCgggctttggcaggcggatttcggGCGTCCCCCCTGCGCAGGTGCGCCTCGCGGTTTGTGCGTGTTGGCGCACGCGCACCACCGTTGCCGCGCCGCCCTCGCTTCCAGTGCGTGGCCAGGTCCCCGCTGGTCGTCGTTCTCAGGTCCTGGCGGCTGGCGGGTGAGGAGTGCGGGGCGTGCGGAGCTGGACGCCGTCCGGCCGGGCCGGCAGCCAGCGGGCGCGGGCTGTGCGGGCGAGGGTTCGCGTGGGCCGGGCGGAGGCTGGAACGGGGACCCCCGAGCGCGAGCCCCGGAGCCCGCGGGCTGGGCCGAAGgggccgggcgggcggcggcggcgcagTGCCCGACCGTCTGCGGCGCGCGGCAGAGCGAGGTCCCGGGAGGGACGTGGGCCTGAAGGGAGCTTGTGCCGTAGGCCCAGAGCCGGCTCCTCGGGCCCAGTGGCCTCGTGAGGCGGAGAGGAGGGACCCCGGGAGAGGAGCGCGCCGGAGGAGCAGCCCCCGGCCCGGAGCCTCGGGAGCCCGGGGCCGGTCCGCGATTTCCGACTGGGCAGGTGGTGCGTCTTCGGGCCTGCAGGCGGTTGTAGACCCTGCGGCCCTTGGAGAGCGGGGCTCGGGTGAGCCCGCCCCGGGCCCCGCGGGAGAGCGACCGGGAGGGTTTGACCGCTTCCCGGAGGTGGAGGGGTCGGGTTGGAGGGCAGGACCGGCTGCTCCGGATGGGGCTCCCCTGGGACTTGTGAGTTCCGGGTGTCCTGGGGGAGCAGGGGCCACAGGCTCGGCCGGGACGTGCCGCGTccacccctccctccaacccccaTCCTCCTCGTCGTCCTGCTGTCGCCGTGTCGGGCTCTCGCACGTGTCTCTCAAGGCCCATCAGCACGTTGGTTGTCTAAGCTAAGTGTTCGCTGCCCCCCTGGGTTGTGCCCCGTGGAATCGCACAGTGTAGTTAGTGCAGGATGAGTCTGCAAGGCTTCTGTCCCGCTTTCTCGGTTGAGGAAGGAAGAGATTGGGCCTGAGGAGGGAGGTGACTTGTCCCAGATCCTCAGCGGGTGTGCACGTGGGGTCGCTAACAGGACTCAGAACTCCTAGGGCAGGTGTTCTGTCCACTTCAAATCAGTTTAAAGAAAAGATGTTCTTGACCGTTGCACTTACGTTTGTCCAAATAATTGAAAGAGTGAAACGCACCTGAGTGTATCCCTTTATCCTGGGTATCCTGTGGATTTTCTGTTCTGAAGTTGTTAGCAGAGTTGATGAGAAAAGATAAACTCTAAGCGTTTTTTAATCTCATATTTAACGACGGAGGTTTATTTTAGTAGGATTCAGTGTACACTGACTACTGAAAACAAAGTATCCCCTCAGTTACCACAGTCACGTGGGAGTTACAGACCTGAGGGTGGTTGCTCCCTCCTCATTCTAACAGGCCCTTGTGAAGGTGAAAGGGCGGGTCTCCCACAGGTGTCTCTTGTGGAGCGCGGGGCGGGTGCTCGTGCACCCCGAGCCGCTTCAGTCGTAGCTTCACTGCCTgcgtttttttccttctccaggtCCGCCTCCACTGTCACAGTCCTGCACGTTGTTCCAAGAGCAGCGGAAAATGAATCGGTCTCCGGTGAGTTTTGCTGTTTACGTATTGACTTGCCGCTCTTGTTTTGTAGTAACAGCTTGGGAGGCGAATAGTTCAAAATTTGAAATGGGAAAGTAGGACAAAGTAAAAGATGTGGTTAGACAAAGCGTAGAGGAGCAGGTCAGTACCAAGCATCTCTATGGAGTTTGTCCAAAGGGCACCTCAAATGACTAGATCCAGTAGATCCAAAAATGATTATTTACAGCTCCCCCGCCCCTTGCCTTCTCCTTTTGTCCCTGCCGGCTCATCGTTGCATCATCCAGCCTGTCACCCTACCCAGAAAAATGGGTTCATTGTAGAGTCCTTCTCCATCCTCTGTTAGCAAGTTGTAGTATTAGGCTTGTTAACGTTTTATTCTAAACGGTCTTTATTCGTTCCTCTTCATCCCATACTTGCTACCATTAAAAtagcttattttttcatttctgtagttACAGAACCTTTGTTTCTGTGCTGCTACCTCTTTCCTCCACCAGCTCAAGTGTGTTTTCCACGCTGAGTATTTCTCCTAAAATATGAATCACAGCAGTTTGTCTCCACGTGGGAAGCACTTTAGAGGTTCCCTGGGTGACTGGACAAACGAGGTTGCCATTCTGTGGAGCTATTAACCCTCGAGCCCAGCACTGGGGGAGGTCGTAACTCACTGCTGATGCGTTTGGATGGGTCTGTGGGGTGAGATCCTGCTTGGAGAGGCTTAGGAGAGAGGAGTGGGAGAACGGGGTTTGTTGTGTTCCTAGCTTTTTCAAGACGTTTTGCTGTGACGGGGAAAAGAGACCTTGGACAGTAGCTGGAGTAGGAGCTGAGGTCCGGGGCGGGTGTTGTGCTGTGTTGTAACGGGAGAAACAACAGCGGGAATGATCCAGTAGACGCGTGTGGGAGCGGGCAGAGCTGCGGCCCGGGGTcctgatgggggagggggtggcagagctggggtgcaGGTGGAGAAGCCCTCCGATGGCTTCTCTGTTCTCAGGGAAGCAGCTCCTCagctgagggtgagggtgaggttgggggctggaggagagggcaGTGCTCTGGGGCCCAGCTCCATCCTGACCATCGGCACACACCGTTCCGCCAGCCGGGAAGACTGTACTTGCCTTCTCTGCCTGAAAAGCCATCTCCTTTCTTAAATGTGGGAGTAATTGCTCTTCGGGGAGCCTATGTGATTCCACGGGTACTTCTCAGCTCAAAGCGCATTGAGTGCCAGTTCTGGCCACGGACATTTTCTGCTCTGCTGATGGAAGGCTCCCCAGAGGAAGTGTCCTGCTTGCCTGGCTCTTGGCTTTGGCGACCCTTCACACCATCTAGTGTTGTGTCTCTTTTCCTAGATGTAAACATCAAATGTCTTCAGGTTCTGCATGTGAACTTAAAGAAGCAATTCTCTGCTTCTGGAAGCTTCTGTTCTCCTCAGGAAAGGCACTTCACAGACGTAATTACAGGAGAGGACGGGAATCCTGCCCGTCGGTAAGTAGGGAACTCCAGAGTGCTGACAAAGCAGAGcctgcttttctctctttcattcttttaatttttattcatttatgtattaatttatttgtttttggctacgTTGTCTCTCTGTTGCCGCGTGCgagcttttttctctagttgcggcgagcggggggctactcttcgtggcggtgtgcgggcttctcattgtggtggcttctcttattgcggagcacggcttctaggcatgcgggcttcagtagttgtggctcgcgggctcagtagttgtggctcgcgggcttagttgctccgcagcatgtgggatcttcccggaccagggttcgaacccgtgtgcccaccattggcaggcggattcttaaccactgcgccaccagggaagcccaagagcctGGTTTTAAATGCATTGTCAGAGCACGTGGCTCAGTGACTCGGGGAAGGGTGACGGCCCTCACGTGACCAGGACTTGGGTAGCTGCAGAGGTTGGCGAGGCTCTCAGAGCAGCGTGAGGTGGGCTGGATGAGGCTCCTGAGGTGCTGGTAAGGACCTCCTTCCTTAGGATGTGGGCCTCCTGTCAGGAACAGCGGGACGTGAATGCAGGCGGACCCTGAGGTTGACTGAAGAGCCTCCCCTGTGTGCTGGTTTTGCTTTCATCCTGTGGAGAAAGTGAAACCTTGTAATTGGGACGGTGAGTCATCTGATCAAAAGATGTCATGTGTAGAGACTGTGGACGGCATGAAACGCGGGGTGGGGTGCGGTGGGTCAAGTCAGGGGGACTCTGGGCTCCAGCGCGATGCCCGACAGGAAGGGGCGAGGCCGCGGCGTGTTCCCGCTGGTGCTAGGCCCCTGTAAACGCTACGGACTGTTCCCTTGGGGTTTTTCCTTAATCGCGAATGAGGTTGAGAGCGTTTTCACGTGCTTAGaagctgtttcttctttttaactgATAGAcagttttagagcagttttagggttACAGGAGAATCGAGCAGACAGCAGTTTCCTATCCCCGTCcctctgggttccctcccttGATAACATCTCGCGCTTGTGTGGCGCGTCATCTCAGTGATGGATCAACACTGACACCTAATTCTCCCCTGGAGTCTGTAGCTTATATTAAGGCTCACTCCCTGTGTCCTGCTGTTCAGGTTTGGACACATGTGATGACCTGCAGCCACCACTGCAGTGCCACCCAGAACCATTTCAGTGCCCGAAACATCCCTGGGGGCCACCTGTTCATCCCCCCCAATGCCCCCAAGCCCCCGACAGCTGCTGATATTGTTACTGTCTGTGTATTTTtgccctttccagaatgtcacgtAATTGGGATCCTTCAGTCTGTGGTCTTTTCAGACCggtgtatttgtttttatatgaaGGGCCTGTTCATGTCCACTGCCTGTCTTCCTGCCCCAatactgtctttttttgttttgttttgttttgttttgttctgttttgtttccctCGTCTTATTGACTTACAGAGTAGTCTtaaatgtttctaaatttttCCAGTTGGGTCATGTTAGTAAACATTGTTTTCCAAGTTTTATTgtctttttcctgtattttccagCATTACTATG contains these protein-coding regions:
- the LOC137750464 gene encoding inner centromere protein-like; protein product: MRCVGERAVGGRRRERVSERATRAAPAAAAAAAAAAAAAAAVVGPAASSPPLPPVALPRGGGSRRRLQPLRMKQLPPQPPPKVGDFYDPEHPTPESASTVTVLHVVPRAAENESVSDVNIKCLQVLHVNLKKQFSASGSFCSPQERHFTDVITGEDGNPARRSASTVTVLHVVPRAAENESVSGM